Within the Pseudomonas oryzae genome, the region CCTCGCCGAGGACCTCGAGGCGCGCGGCATCCCGGTACCCGACTTCGCCCAGGCGGTCGACTATCCCGGCTTCGTCGAGCTGACCCTGCGTTTCGAGCGGACCAACAGCTGGCTATGAACATGCTCCACGTACAAGGCAGGGACATCACCCTGGACAAGGACGGCTACCTGGTCGAACTGGGCGACTGGTCACCAGAAGTCGCCGAAGCGCTGGCCGCCCGCGAGGACATCGTGCTGGGCGACGCACACTGGGAAATCCTCGAGCTGCTGCGGCGCTTCTATGCCGAGTTCCAGCTGTCTCCGGCCACCCGCCCGCTGATCCGCTACACCGCGCAGCAGCTCGGCCCGGAGAAGGGCAACAGCCTGCACCTCAACCAACTGTTCCATGGCACCCCCGCCAAACTGGCCGCCAAGCTGGCCGGACTGCCCAAACCGACCAACTGCATATGACGACCCCGACCCTGGTGACTCCCGCTGAACACCCCTTCGCCCAGTTCGTGCGCATCCTCGGCAAAGGCAAGCGCGGCGCGCGCAGCCTGACCCGCGAGGAAGCCCGCGAGGCCATGGG harbors:
- a CDS encoding TusE/DsrC/DsvC family sulfur relay protein, translated to MNMLHVQGRDITLDKDGYLVELGDWSPEVAEALAAREDIVLGDAHWEILELLRRFYAEFQLSPATRPLIRYTAQQLGPEKGNSLHLNQLFHGTPAKLAAKLAGLPKPTNCI